A part of Oncorhynchus kisutch isolate 150728-3 linkage group LG2, Okis_V2, whole genome shotgun sequence genomic DNA contains:
- the LOC109870048 gene encoding GA-binding protein alpha chain isoform X1 produces MSKSETEEMIEIEIDGQEKQECLEEGVEEQTITSADLIQQDIDINEPIGNLKKLLEPRIQMSLDGYEICLQDIQLHPDHSLFDQGVKTDGTVQLSLQIITKPGEEKLNILEIVKPVETVEVVIDPDAAGEEGTLMEEGQLIAVEHSSLSDDTSEQVTRWAAALEGYRKEQVRLGIPYDPEQWTADQVIHWAVWVMKEFSIDEMEVGGIHIPGHDLCSFTQEEFLQRVPSGEILWSHLELLRKYVLASQDQSGQEATVTIDQQVQIIPAAVQTTPTTIKVLKQNRGPRTPRISGGEERSSPGNRTGNNGQIQLWQFLLELLTDKDARDCISWVGEEGEFKLNQPELVAQKWGQRKNKPTMNYEKLSRALRYYYDGDMISKVQGKRFVYKFVCDLRTLIGYSAAELNNLVTECEQKKLARIQLHGIGQPITTVTLATSAQDS; encoded by the exons ATGTCTAAAAGTGAGACAGAGGAGATGATAGAGATTGAGATCGAcggacaggagaaacaggagtgCCTGGAGGAGGG GGTTGAGGAGCAGACCATTACATCAGCCGATCTGATCCAACAGGACATCGACATCAATGAGCCAATCGGTAACCTGAAGAAGCTCCTGGAGCCCCGTATCCAGATGTCATTGGATGGATATGAAATCTGTCTACAGGACATCCAG CTGCATCCAGACCACAGCCTCTTTGATCAAGGAGTGAAGACAGACGGCACAGTGCAACTCAGTCTACAGATCATCACAAAGCCAG GCGAGGAGAAGCTGAACATCCTGGAGATCGTGAAACCGGTGGAGACGGTGGAGGTGGTGATTGACCCGGATGCGGCAGGGGAGGAGGGCACCCTGATGGAGGAGGGCCAGCTGATTGCTGTGGAGCACTCCTCCCTGTCAGATGACACCTCGGAGCAGGTGACACGCTGGGCCGCCGCCCTGGAGGGCTACCGCAAGGAACAGGTCCGTCTGGGGATACCCTACG aCCCAGAACAGTGGACGGCGGACCAGGTGATCCACTGGGCCGTGTGGGTGATGAAGGAGTTCAGCATTGACGAGATGGAGGTGGGAGGGATTCACATCCCGGGTCACGACCTCTGCTCCTTCACCCAGGAAGAGTTCCTGCAGAGGGTCCCCAGTGGAGAGATCCTTTGGAGCCACTTAGAGCTGCTCCGCAAGT ATGTGTTGGCCAGTCAGGACCAGTCTGGCCAGGAGGCCACAGTCACCATTGACCAAC AAGTCCAGATCATCCCAGCTGCCGTGCAGACCACACCCACCACTATCAAGGTACTGAAGCAGAACCGCGGCCCCAGAACACCCCGCATCTCAGGAGGAGAGGAGCGCAGCTCACCTGGCAACCGCACAG GTAACAACGGTCAGATCCAGCTGTGGCAGTTCCTGTTGGAGCTGTTGACGGATAAGGATGCTAGAGACTGTATCTCctgggtgggagaggagggagagtttAAACTCAACCAGCCTGAACTGGTGGCCCAGAAATGGGGCCAACGCAAGAACAAGCCCACCATGAACTATGAGAAACTCAGCCGAGCGCTGAG GTATTACTACGACGGGGACATGATCAGCAAGGTGCAGGGCAAGCGCTTCGTCTACAAGTTTGTGTGTGACCTGAGGACTTTGATTGGCTACAGCGCTGCTGAGCTCAACAACCTGGTGACTGAGTGTGAGCAGAAGAAGCTGGCCCGCATTCAGCTGCACGGGATTGGCCAGCCCATCACCACGGTGACACTGGCCACCTCAGCACAGGACAGCTGA
- the LOC109870048 gene encoding GA-binding protein alpha chain isoform X2, with protein sequence MSKSETEEMIEIEIDGQEKQECLEEGVEEQTITSADLIQQDIDINEPIGNLKKLLEPRIQMSLDGYEICLQDIQLHPDHSLFDQGVKTDGTVQLSLQIITKPGEEKLNILEIVKPVETVEVVIDPDAAGEEGTLMEEGQLIAVEHSSLSDDTSEQVTRWAAALEGYRKEQVRLGIPYDPEQWTADQVIHWAVWVMKEFSIDEMEVGGIHIPGHDLCSFTQEEFLQRVPSGEILWSHLELLRKYVLASQDQSGQEATVTIDQLQIIPAAVQTTPTTIKVLKQNRGPRTPRISGGEERSSPGNRTGNNGQIQLWQFLLELLTDKDARDCISWVGEEGEFKLNQPELVAQKWGQRKNKPTMNYEKLSRALRYYYDGDMISKVQGKRFVYKFVCDLRTLIGYSAAELNNLVTECEQKKLARIQLHGIGQPITTVTLATSAQDS encoded by the exons ATGTCTAAAAGTGAGACAGAGGAGATGATAGAGATTGAGATCGAcggacaggagaaacaggagtgCCTGGAGGAGGG GGTTGAGGAGCAGACCATTACATCAGCCGATCTGATCCAACAGGACATCGACATCAATGAGCCAATCGGTAACCTGAAGAAGCTCCTGGAGCCCCGTATCCAGATGTCATTGGATGGATATGAAATCTGTCTACAGGACATCCAG CTGCATCCAGACCACAGCCTCTTTGATCAAGGAGTGAAGACAGACGGCACAGTGCAACTCAGTCTACAGATCATCACAAAGCCAG GCGAGGAGAAGCTGAACATCCTGGAGATCGTGAAACCGGTGGAGACGGTGGAGGTGGTGATTGACCCGGATGCGGCAGGGGAGGAGGGCACCCTGATGGAGGAGGGCCAGCTGATTGCTGTGGAGCACTCCTCCCTGTCAGATGACACCTCGGAGCAGGTGACACGCTGGGCCGCCGCCCTGGAGGGCTACCGCAAGGAACAGGTCCGTCTGGGGATACCCTACG aCCCAGAACAGTGGACGGCGGACCAGGTGATCCACTGGGCCGTGTGGGTGATGAAGGAGTTCAGCATTGACGAGATGGAGGTGGGAGGGATTCACATCCCGGGTCACGACCTCTGCTCCTTCACCCAGGAAGAGTTCCTGCAGAGGGTCCCCAGTGGAGAGATCCTTTGGAGCCACTTAGAGCTGCTCCGCAAGT ATGTGTTGGCCAGTCAGGACCAGTCTGGCCAGGAGGCCACAGTCACCATTGACCAAC TCCAGATCATCCCAGCTGCCGTGCAGACCACACCCACCACTATCAAGGTACTGAAGCAGAACCGCGGCCCCAGAACACCCCGCATCTCAGGAGGAGAGGAGCGCAGCTCACCTGGCAACCGCACAG GTAACAACGGTCAGATCCAGCTGTGGCAGTTCCTGTTGGAGCTGTTGACGGATAAGGATGCTAGAGACTGTATCTCctgggtgggagaggagggagagtttAAACTCAACCAGCCTGAACTGGTGGCCCAGAAATGGGGCCAACGCAAGAACAAGCCCACCATGAACTATGAGAAACTCAGCCGAGCGCTGAG GTATTACTACGACGGGGACATGATCAGCAAGGTGCAGGGCAAGCGCTTCGTCTACAAGTTTGTGTGTGACCTGAGGACTTTGATTGGCTACAGCGCTGCTGAGCTCAACAACCTGGTGACTGAGTGTGAGCAGAAGAAGCTGGCCCGCATTCAGCTGCACGGGATTGGCCAGCCCATCACCACGGTGACACTGGCCACCTCAGCACAGGACAGCTGA
- the LOC109870139 gene encoding splicing factor U2AF 35 kDa subunit produces the protein MAEYLASIFGTEKDKVNCSFYFKIGACRHGDRCSRLHNKPTFSQTIALLNIYRNPQNTAQSADGLRCAVSDVEMQEHYDEFFEEVFTEMEEKYGEVEEMNVCDNLGDHLVGNVYLKNVISHTHTPTL, from the exons ATGGCGGAGTACCTGGCGTCCATTTTCGGTACAGAGAAAGATAA GGTGAACTGTTCTTTCTACTTTAAAATTGGTGCCTGCCGACATGGTGACCGGTGCTCCAGATTACATAATAAGCCAACTTTCAGCCAG ACCATTGCCCTCTTGAACATTTACCGTAACCCTCAAAACACTGCCCAGTCTGCCGATGGTTTGCGCT GTGCCGTCAGTGATGTGGAGATGCAGGAGCACTACGATGAGTTCTTTGAG GAGGTCttcacagagatggaggagaagtacggagaggtggaggagatgaATGTGTGCGACAACCTGGGAGACCATCTGGTTGGAAACGTATACCTGAAG AACGTAatttcgcacacacacacaccaactctgtGA